One segment of Kribbella amoyensis DNA contains the following:
- a CDS encoding TetR/AcrR family transcriptional regulator — protein sequence MGTKDGERPRRGRPRDPDAEPRIRRYAVRLLLERGFDGMTVDDVAEAAGVGKATIYRRWASKEELANDAMAELFDIEIPDADTGSIGGDLRQVYRDALAFVSAKEGIALIRLAVTEATRDPQIAGLYRSFLDRRIELTRAALDRARERGEPVRATADPVLMVQWLAGLLIVRTLTGDPMPAVEDADHLAEMTLRCILE from the coding sequence ATGGGGACGAAAGACGGGGAGAGACCGCGCCGGGGCCGGCCGCGCGACCCGGACGCCGAGCCGCGGATCCGCCGGTACGCCGTCCGGTTGCTGCTGGAACGCGGCTTCGACGGGATGACCGTGGACGACGTGGCCGAGGCGGCCGGCGTCGGCAAGGCCACCATCTACCGGCGCTGGGCCAGCAAGGAAGAGCTGGCCAACGACGCGATGGCGGAGCTGTTCGACATCGAGATCCCGGACGCCGACACCGGCTCGATCGGCGGCGACCTGCGGCAGGTGTACCGCGACGCGCTCGCCTTCGTGAGCGCCAAGGAGGGCATCGCGCTGATCCGGCTGGCGGTGACCGAGGCGACCCGGGACCCGCAGATCGCCGGGCTGTACCGGTCGTTCCTGGACCGGCGGATCGAGCTCACCCGGGCCGCGCTGGACCGGGCCCGCGAGCGCGGCGAACCGGTCCGCGCGACCGCGGATCCGGTGCTGATGGTCCAGTGGCTCGCGGGGCTGCTGATCGTCCGCACCCTCACCGGGGATCCGATGCCCGCGGTCGAGGACGCCGACCACCTGGCCGAGATGACGCTGCGCTGCATCCTCGAGTGA
- a CDS encoding [protein-PII] uridylyltransferase has protein sequence MVDRAEQRRARAEEADALLYLLLSKACDALGVPTEGVALVAVGGYGREELSPYSDLDVMLVHAEGYPQVDELAAQIWYPLWDSRTKLDHSVRTIAQAQEAAAGDVRVALGLLDARHVAGDSHLTLQLRSVLMADWRRTAKTRLPALAEACRDRAHTVGELAHLAEPDLKEAYGGLRDAVVLRALVASWLVDVPHPVVERARLDLLNIRDELHTVAGRSTDRLIADVAKDVAAGLGLSGRDELLRHVYATGRTLAHVCDVSWRRIESLMAKPPRSRRRQRTGGPLLLALDEGVGQHEGEVVLMPDARPERDAALGLRAAAVAADRELVLSPAVCARLATSAAELPDPWPGEARRLFCALLGAGQGLLEVWEAMDQAGYVSRLLPEWDTVRFRPPQSALHRYTVDRHLLETCVAASTMVRDVRRPDLLLVAALLHDLGKAVEGDHSVTGAVIAADVARRLGFTEADADTITLLVRQHLVLAQVATRRDLDDPMTVELMAGIVGDTDTLDLLEALTYADARAAGPAASSPWRMRLVGELSRRVRAELSGGGAALWTEAPPIPVPELHQVVGVGRLGVSVAEHHGDLQVNVAVPDQVGTLSTVAGVLAIERLAVRSAVITSVEGLGISQWTVAGSPPDPVRLRDRLAVALRDDGDLVRRLAARDSSVRKGVPSRVDLLPEASETATVIQVRAHDRPGLLYDVTAALAATGADIRSAHVSTLGAECVDVFYLTDSHGSPLEEEDARVTAKSVLDRLS, from the coding sequence ATGGTGGATCGGGCAGAGCAGCGGCGCGCTCGTGCCGAGGAGGCCGACGCGCTGCTGTACCTGCTCCTCTCGAAAGCCTGTGACGCCCTCGGTGTTCCCACCGAGGGCGTTGCCCTGGTCGCCGTTGGCGGCTACGGCCGGGAGGAGCTGTCGCCGTACAGCGATCTCGACGTGATGCTCGTGCACGCCGAGGGGTACCCACAGGTGGACGAGCTCGCCGCGCAGATCTGGTACCCGCTGTGGGACTCGCGGACCAAGCTGGACCACAGCGTCCGCACGATCGCGCAGGCACAGGAGGCCGCGGCCGGTGACGTCCGGGTGGCGCTCGGCCTGCTGGACGCACGGCACGTTGCCGGGGACTCCCACCTCACATTGCAACTGCGGTCCGTACTGATGGCCGACTGGCGCCGTACTGCGAAGACACGGCTGCCCGCACTCGCCGAGGCCTGCAGGGATCGCGCGCACACGGTCGGGGAGCTCGCCCATCTCGCGGAGCCCGACCTGAAGGAGGCGTACGGCGGCCTGCGCGACGCCGTGGTTCTCCGGGCCTTGGTGGCTTCCTGGTTGGTCGACGTACCGCATCCCGTGGTGGAGCGGGCGCGGCTGGACCTGCTGAACATCCGGGACGAGCTGCACACCGTTGCGGGGCGTTCCACTGATCGGTTGATCGCGGACGTGGCGAAGGATGTGGCCGCCGGGCTGGGCCTGTCCGGCCGGGACGAGCTGTTGCGGCACGTGTACGCGACCGGCCGCACGCTGGCCCACGTGTGCGACGTGTCCTGGCGGCGGATCGAGAGCCTGATGGCGAAGCCGCCACGATCCCGGCGCCGCCAGCGCACCGGTGGACCGTTGCTGCTGGCCCTGGACGAGGGGGTCGGCCAGCACGAGGGCGAGGTCGTGCTGATGCCCGACGCGCGACCCGAACGCGATGCCGCCCTCGGTCTGCGGGCCGCGGCCGTAGCCGCCGATCGCGAGCTCGTGCTCTCACCCGCTGTCTGCGCACGGCTTGCCACGTCGGCTGCGGAGTTGCCGGACCCGTGGCCGGGGGAGGCGCGTCGGTTGTTCTGCGCGTTGCTCGGTGCGGGGCAGGGACTGCTCGAGGTGTGGGAGGCGATGGACCAAGCGGGGTACGTCTCGCGCCTGCTGCCCGAGTGGGACACGGTGCGCTTCCGTCCACCGCAGTCCGCATTGCACCGCTACACCGTTGACCGGCACCTGCTGGAGACTTGTGTAGCCGCGTCCACCATGGTGCGCGACGTACGACGGCCCGACCTGCTCCTGGTTGCCGCGCTGCTGCACGACCTGGGCAAGGCCGTCGAGGGGGACCACAGTGTCACCGGTGCGGTCATCGCTGCCGACGTCGCTCGGCGGCTCGGATTCACCGAGGCGGACGCGGACACGATCACGTTGCTGGTCCGGCAGCACCTGGTTCTCGCGCAGGTGGCGACCCGGCGGGATCTGGACGACCCGATGACGGTCGAGCTGATGGCCGGCATCGTCGGCGACACGGACACCCTGGATCTGCTGGAGGCGCTCACGTACGCCGATGCGCGTGCGGCCGGTCCGGCAGCGTCCTCGCCTTGGCGGATGCGGCTGGTGGGGGAGTTGTCCCGGCGGGTCCGGGCCGAGCTGTCCGGGGGAGGTGCGGCACTGTGGACCGAAGCGCCGCCGATCCCGGTACCGGAGTTGCACCAGGTGGTCGGGGTCGGGCGACTCGGGGTGAGCGTTGCCGAGCACCACGGCGACCTGCAGGTCAACGTCGCCGTACCGGACCAGGTCGGCACGCTGTCCACGGTGGCCGGGGTGTTGGCGATCGAGCGGCTCGCCGTACGGTCCGCGGTGATTACTTCGGTCGAGGGGCTGGGGATCTCGCAGTGGACGGTCGCTGGTTCGCCGCCGGATCCGGTGCGGTTGCGGGACCGGCTGGCGGTGGCGTTGCGGGACGACGGTGATCTGGTCCGGCGATTGGCGGCGCGCGACTCGTCGGTCCGCAAGGGGGTTCCGAGCCGGGTCGACCTGTTGCCCGAGGCATCCGAAACGGCGACGGTGATCCAGGTCCGCGCCCACGACCGGCCCGGGCTGCTGTACGACGTGACGGCCGCTCTCGCCGCGACCGGGGCGGACATCCGCTCGGCCCACGTGAGCACACTCGGTGCAGAGTGCGTGGACGTGTTCTACCTGACCGACTCGCACGGCTCCCCGCTGGAAGAGGAGGACGCGCGGGTAACAGCGAAGTCGGTGCTCGACCGGTTGTCCTAA
- a CDS encoding DUF2332 domain-containing protein has product MDLVEAFQRQAVACEQLGSELYADLLRQVVDDYERGGVSTRVLAGHEEDSGPSALALRLLGSVHRLVLAREAPELAAFYPSTGGEWDPVLGWEAFEQVLQSRGPELAILLTQPPQTNEVGRSTALYGGLLRLAETVDLPIRLLEIGASGGLNLRADHFHYALADGTSFGRPGSPVVFADAWSGRPLRPAPGLRIAERIGSDINPVNPLTSEGALTLTSYVWPDMTARLARLRGALEVAREVPADVRREDAVSFLRNVELSEGHVTVIWHSVMWQYLSAADKATADGLLEDLGARATASSPLARLCLEPMRRDADAPHEFLVALQVWPTGERRILGRAEPHGVPAVWF; this is encoded by the coding sequence GTGGACCTTGTAGAGGCGTTCCAGCGGCAGGCGGTGGCGTGCGAGCAGCTCGGCTCGGAGCTGTACGCGGACCTGCTGCGGCAGGTGGTGGACGACTACGAACGCGGAGGTGTGTCGACGCGGGTGCTGGCCGGCCACGAGGAGGATTCGGGACCGTCGGCGCTGGCGTTGCGGTTGCTGGGTTCCGTGCATCGGCTGGTGCTCGCCCGGGAGGCGCCCGAGCTGGCGGCTTTCTACCCGAGCACGGGTGGCGAGTGGGACCCGGTGCTCGGCTGGGAGGCGTTCGAGCAGGTACTGCAATCCCGTGGCCCCGAACTGGCCATCCTGCTCACCCAGCCACCGCAGACGAACGAGGTGGGCCGCTCCACCGCGCTGTACGGCGGCCTGCTCCGCCTGGCCGAGACGGTCGACCTCCCGATCCGGCTGTTGGAGATCGGCGCGAGTGGGGGACTCAACCTCCGCGCCGACCACTTCCACTACGCCCTCGCCGACGGCACCAGCTTCGGCCGGCCGGGCAGCCCGGTCGTCTTCGCCGACGCGTGGTCCGGGCGACCGTTGCGGCCGGCCCCCGGACTGCGGATCGCGGAACGCATCGGCAGCGACATCAACCCGGTGAACCCACTGACGTCCGAGGGCGCGCTCACTCTCACGTCGTACGTCTGGCCCGACATGACCGCGCGACTGGCCCGGCTCCGTGGCGCGCTCGAGGTGGCGCGGGAGGTACCGGCCGATGTTCGTCGTGAGGACGCGGTGTCGTTCCTGCGCAACGTGGAGCTGTCCGAGGGCCACGTGACGGTGATCTGGCATTCGGTGATGTGGCAGTACCTGTCCGCCGCCGACAAGGCGACGGCGGACGGGCTCCTCGAGGATCTCGGTGCGCGGGCTACGGCGTCTTCGCCTTTGGCCCGGCTCTGTTTGGAACCGATGCGCCGGGATGCCGATG
- a CDS encoding RNA polymerase sigma factor, producing the protein MSGTSRLEDLLRELAPRVLGAVVRRTGDFTAAEDAVQEALLAAARTWPRDGTPDNPRGWLIQTAHRKVIDEIRQEQARRRREELAAHREVPAGEVEDTDDTLRLLFLCCHPDLTPASAIALTLRAVGGLTTTEIAAAYLVPETTMAQRISRAKQKIKGAAFELDPSDERLRNVLHVLYLMFNEGHTSTSGPELHRSDIATEAIRLTRMVHGLLPDNAQVTALLALMLLNDARRDARTGDSGELVPLAEQDRSKWNQEYIAEGVALAVEAFDQPPIGEYQLQAAIAALHDEAERPEDTDWPQILALYGLLEQLSGNPMVTLNRAIAAAMVDGPKVGLTMLEPLDAKLAGHYRLDAVRGHLYELLGEPGTAAEHFQAAAQRTTSLPEREYLTTKAAAARAS; encoded by the coding sequence GTGAGCGGTACGAGCCGGCTGGAGGATCTGCTGCGGGAGCTGGCACCGCGGGTACTCGGCGCGGTGGTCCGGCGGACCGGTGACTTCACGGCCGCTGAGGACGCCGTCCAGGAGGCGTTGCTGGCCGCGGCCAGGACGTGGCCGCGGGACGGGACGCCGGACAACCCGCGCGGCTGGCTGATCCAGACCGCGCACCGGAAGGTGATCGACGAGATCCGGCAGGAGCAGGCGCGCCGCCGCCGGGAGGAACTGGCGGCCCACCGCGAGGTCCCGGCCGGTGAGGTCGAGGACACCGACGACACCCTCCGGCTGCTCTTCCTGTGCTGCCACCCGGACCTCACCCCGGCGTCCGCGATCGCGTTGACGCTGCGGGCCGTCGGCGGTCTGACCACGACCGAGATCGCGGCGGCGTACCTGGTCCCCGAGACGACGATGGCGCAGCGGATCAGCCGGGCGAAGCAGAAGATCAAGGGCGCCGCGTTCGAGCTGGACCCGAGCGACGAGCGGCTGCGCAACGTCCTGCACGTGCTGTACCTGATGTTCAACGAGGGGCACACCAGTACCAGCGGGCCGGAGTTGCACCGCAGTGACATCGCCACCGAGGCGATCCGCCTGACCCGGATGGTGCACGGGCTGCTGCCGGACAACGCCCAGGTCACCGCGTTGCTCGCGTTGATGCTGCTGAACGACGCGCGCCGCGATGCCCGGACCGGGGACAGCGGCGAGCTCGTCCCGCTCGCCGAGCAGGACCGGTCGAAGTGGAACCAGGAGTACATCGCCGAAGGCGTCGCGCTCGCTGTGGAGGCGTTCGACCAGCCGCCGATCGGTGAGTACCAGCTGCAGGCCGCGATCGCCGCGCTGCACGACGAGGCGGAACGACCCGAGGACACCGACTGGCCGCAGATCCTCGCGCTCTACGGTCTGCTGGAGCAGTTGTCGGGCAACCCGATGGTGACGTTGAACCGGGCCATCGCCGCGGCCATGGTGGACGGCCCGAAGGTGGGCCTGACGATGCTCGAACCGCTCGACGCGAAGCTCGCCGGGCACTACCGCCTGGACGCCGTCCGCGGCCACCTGTACGAGTTGCTCGGCGAACCGGGGACCGCGGCCGAGCACTTCCAGGCCGCGGCGCAACGGACCACCAGCCTGCCGGAACGCGAGTACCTGACCACGAAGGCGGCCGCGGCCCGGGCCTCGTAA
- a CDS encoding sigma factor-like helix-turn-helix DNA-binding protein, producing MRDLVDPEFASFVDARQAKWLREAYLVYGERHRAERELLRAFARLATRWDKVDDPDVFVQRLLFQPALSRWHPPKRYPPSDDAVRSALAALSPAQRTVFVLLHYEELTEFEVADVLVLSHHTVHGLSRSALTAFRTSLGLGRWKAAGDRP from the coding sequence ATGCGCGACCTTGTCGACCCCGAGTTCGCCTCGTTCGTCGATGCGCGCCAGGCCAAGTGGCTCCGCGAGGCGTACTTGGTCTACGGCGAGCGGCATCGGGCCGAGAGGGAACTGCTGCGCGCCTTCGCCCGGCTCGCGACCCGGTGGGACAAGGTGGACGACCCGGACGTGTTCGTCCAGCGGCTGCTGTTCCAGCCCGCCTTGTCCCGTTGGCATCCGCCGAAGCGGTACCCACCGAGTGACGACGCGGTGCGCAGTGCGCTGGCCGCGTTGTCGCCCGCGCAGCGCACCGTGTTCGTGCTGCTGCACTACGAGGAGCTCACCGAGTTCGAGGTCGCGGACGTGCTCGTACTGTCGCATCACACGGTGCACGGCCTCTCCCGTTCGGCGCTGACCGCGTTCCGTACCTCGCTCGGGCTGGGCCGGTGGAAGGCCGCGGGGGACCGGCCGTGA
- a CDS encoding P-II family nitrogen regulator produces MKLITAVVKPHKLEDVRAALETFGVTGMTVTEASGYGRQKGHTEVYRGAEYEVDLVPKVRLEVAVEDGDSADVVDVIVKAAQTGKIGDGKVWVTPVETIVRVRTGERDGDAL; encoded by the coding sequence ATGAAGCTGATCACCGCGGTGGTCAAGCCGCACAAGCTGGAGGACGTCCGGGCCGCGCTGGAGACGTTCGGGGTGACCGGGATGACGGTCACCGAGGCGAGCGGGTACGGCCGGCAGAAGGGCCACACCGAGGTCTACCGCGGCGCGGAGTACGAGGTGGACCTGGTCCCGAAGGTCCGGCTGGAGGTCGCCGTCGAGGACGGGGACAGCGCCGACGTGGTGGACGTGATCGTCAAGGCCGCGCAGACCGGCAAGATCGGCGACGGCAAGGTCTGGGTCACCCCGGTCGAGACGATCGTCCGGGTCCGGACCGGCGAACGCGACGGAGACGCCCTCTAA
- a CDS encoding NAD(P)/FAD-dependent oxidoreductase translates to MYDVIVVGGGAAGLAGGLALARARRSVLVVDQGDPRNAPAGHVHNYLTRDGVPPAELYALGRAEITGYGGEAITGSVVSARSIDTSPDAPRFAVELADGRTYEARRLLVTTGVTDQLPEVEGLAERFGRDVLHCPYCHGWEVRDQAIGVMQSGPMGIHQAQLFRQWSEDVTLFLHNGPEPTDDEWEELAARGISVVQGEVEAVETDGDQLTGVRLRGGRVIPRQAVVVQTVLSARAGFLAELGLKAVEREARGVTIGTAVEAGPTGATQVPGVWVAGNVTEPMVQLITAAASGLAAGAAINADLIAEEVREAVAVRRG, encoded by the coding sequence ATGTACGACGTGATCGTGGTCGGCGGGGGCGCCGCGGGACTGGCGGGCGGCCTCGCGCTGGCCCGGGCCCGGCGGTCTGTGCTGGTGGTCGACCAGGGGGACCCGCGGAACGCGCCCGCCGGGCACGTGCACAACTACCTGACCCGCGACGGCGTACCACCGGCCGAGCTGTACGCGCTGGGCCGGGCCGAGATCACCGGGTACGGCGGTGAGGCGATCACCGGGTCGGTGGTGTCGGCGAGGTCGATCGATACGTCTCCGGACGCACCGCGGTTCGCGGTCGAGCTGGCGGACGGGCGGACGTACGAGGCGCGCCGGCTGCTGGTGACGACCGGGGTGACCGACCAGCTGCCCGAGGTCGAAGGACTGGCTGAGCGATTCGGGCGCGACGTGCTGCACTGCCCGTACTGCCACGGCTGGGAGGTGCGGGACCAGGCGATCGGTGTAATGCAGAGCGGGCCGATGGGGATCCACCAGGCGCAGTTGTTCCGGCAGTGGAGCGAGGACGTGACCCTGTTCCTGCACAACGGTCCGGAGCCGACGGACGACGAGTGGGAGGAGCTCGCGGCTCGCGGGATCTCCGTGGTCCAGGGCGAGGTCGAAGCCGTGGAGACCGACGGCGACCAGCTCACCGGAGTACGGCTACGGGGCGGCAGGGTGATCCCGCGGCAGGCGGTGGTCGTGCAGACCGTCCTGAGTGCGCGGGCCGGGTTCCTGGCCGAGCTGGGGCTCAAGGCGGTCGAGCGGGAGGCGCGTGGTGTGACCATCGGGACCGCGGTCGAGGCGGGACCGACCGGAGCGACCCAGGTACCGGGAGTGTGGGTGGCGGGCAACGTGACCGAGCCGATGGTCCAGCTGATCACCGCGGCGGCGAGCGGACTCGCGGCCGGTGCGGCGATCAACGCGGACCTGATCGCCGAGGAGGTCCGGGAGGCGGTGGCCGTGCGGCGCGGATGA
- a CDS encoding ammonium transporter has protein sequence MTLMEINAGDTAWVLVSAALVFLMTPGLAFFYGGMVRMKSVLNMMMMSAITIGVVTVLWIVVGYSLTFGGDNGGVIGNFSAAGLKGLLAPEAVSGTIPTLSFVAFQLMFAIITPALISGAIADRASFRGWIVFVALWTSLVYFPVAHSVWFLDGEGGGGFIGTGIKAVDFAGGTAVHVNAGAAALALAIVLGKRIGWRKDPMRPHSLPLVVLGAGLLWFGWFGFNAGSALSAGTTAAITFVNTQAATAAAVIGWLIVERIRHGKATTLGMASGAVAGLVAITPSCGAVTPVGALILGVVAGAICAFAVSLKYKLGFDDSLDVVGVHLVGGLVGSLAIGFLGSAAAPSAVDGLFYGGGAGQLGRQALANLIVGVYSFVVAFILAKLIDKTIGFRVKEDDEVTGVDQVEHAETAYDFLAAAGLRGHSTVRTTAAPVEDTDTDDDAEKKEGVNA, from the coding sequence ATGACGTTGATGGAGATCAACGCCGGCGATACCGCCTGGGTCTTGGTCAGTGCCGCCCTGGTGTTCCTGATGACACCGGGCCTGGCTTTCTTCTACGGCGGCATGGTGCGCATGAAGAGCGTGCTGAACATGATGATGATGAGCGCCATCACCATCGGGGTCGTCACCGTGTTGTGGATAGTGGTCGGCTACTCCCTCACGTTCGGCGGTGACAACGGGGGCGTCATCGGGAACTTCTCCGCCGCGGGCCTGAAGGGTCTGCTCGCGCCGGAAGCGGTCAGTGGCACCATTCCGACCCTGTCGTTCGTCGCCTTCCAGTTGATGTTCGCGATCATCACCCCGGCGCTGATCTCCGGCGCCATCGCCGACCGGGCGTCGTTCCGCGGCTGGATCGTGTTCGTCGCGCTGTGGACCTCGCTGGTGTACTTCCCGGTCGCGCACTCCGTCTGGTTCCTCGACGGCGAGGGTGGCGGCGGCTTCATCGGTACGGGCATCAAGGCGGTCGACTTCGCCGGTGGTACCGCGGTGCACGTCAACGCCGGTGCGGCCGCGCTGGCCCTGGCGATCGTCCTGGGCAAGCGGATCGGCTGGCGCAAGGACCCGATGCGGCCGCACAGCCTGCCGCTGGTCGTGCTCGGTGCCGGGCTGCTGTGGTTCGGCTGGTTCGGCTTCAACGCCGGCTCGGCGCTGAGCGCCGGCACCACCGCCGCGATCACCTTCGTCAACACCCAGGCCGCCACCGCCGCCGCCGTGATCGGCTGGCTGATCGTCGAGCGGATCCGGCACGGCAAGGCCACCACGCTGGGGATGGCGTCCGGTGCGGTCGCCGGTCTGGTCGCGATCACCCCCTCCTGTGGCGCGGTCACCCCGGTCGGCGCGCTGATCCTCGGTGTCGTCGCCGGTGCCATCTGCGCCTTCGCGGTCTCGCTGAAGTACAAGCTCGGCTTCGACGACTCGCTCGACGTGGTCGGCGTGCACCTGGTCGGCGGTCTGGTCGGCTCGCTGGCGATCGGCTTCCTCGGCTCGGCGGCGGCCCCGTCCGCGGTCGACGGCCTCTTCTACGGTGGCGGTGCGGGTCAGCTCGGCCGGCAGGCGCTGGCGAACCTGATCGTCGGTGTCTACTCCTTCGTGGTCGCGTTCATCCTGGCCAAGCTGATCGACAAGACCATCGGCTTCCGGGTCAAGGAGGACGACGAGGTCACCGGTGTCGACCAGGTCGAGCACGCCGAGACGGCGTACGACTTCCTGGCCGCCGCGGGGCTGCGCGGTCACAGCACGGTGCGGACCACGGCCGCCCCGGTCGAGGACACTGACACCGACGACGACGCTGAGAAGAAGGAGGGCGTGAACGCATGA
- a CDS encoding NAD(P)/FAD-dependent oxidoreductase, with the protein MSRPRIVIVGAGFAGFHAARKLSRLAGGRAEIVLVSPTDYFLYVPLLPEVATGILEPRRITVSLADTLPGVRLVLGEVDAFDLDGHAVSYRDPDDRPGRLGYDRLIIAAGSVNKLLPIPGVAEYAHGFRGIPEAVFLRDHLTQQIELADATDDPAERDALCTFVVVGAGYTGTEVAAHGVLYTDLLRKQRPRLRDQRIRWMLLDVADRVLPELDQRLSRTADMVLTERDVEVRMGTSVEEAAPDCVRLTDGTEVSTRTLVWCVGVRPDPVVQALGLKTEKGRLVVDKYLNVPGHPDVFACGDAAAVPDLARPGEITPMTAQHAERQGKQAAHNVAATFGHGQREPYFHKDLGFVVDLGGTQAAANPLHLPLSGFPAKVVTRGYHLMSMPGNRIRTATEWVFDAVLGRQSTHLGVIPADDVPLETASPERVRRH; encoded by the coding sequence ATGAGCCGACCGAGGATCGTCATCGTCGGGGCCGGGTTCGCCGGTTTCCACGCGGCCCGGAAGCTGAGCCGGCTGGCCGGTGGGCGGGCCGAGATCGTGCTGGTCAGTCCGACCGACTACTTCCTGTACGTGCCGCTGCTGCCCGAGGTCGCGACCGGGATCCTGGAGCCGCGCCGGATCACCGTGTCGCTCGCGGACACCCTGCCCGGGGTCCGGCTGGTCCTCGGAGAGGTGGACGCCTTCGACCTGGACGGGCACGCGGTGTCGTACCGCGATCCCGACGACCGGCCCGGCCGGCTCGGGTACGACCGGCTGATCATCGCCGCCGGCAGTGTGAACAAGCTGCTGCCGATCCCGGGCGTCGCGGAGTACGCCCACGGGTTCCGCGGCATCCCCGAGGCCGTGTTCCTGCGCGACCACCTGACTCAGCAGATCGAGCTGGCGGACGCCACGGACGATCCTGCCGAGCGGGACGCGCTGTGTACCTTCGTCGTGGTCGGCGCGGGGTACACGGGGACGGAGGTCGCCGCGCACGGTGTGCTCTACACGGACCTGCTGAGGAAGCAGCGGCCCCGGCTGCGTGACCAGCGGATCCGGTGGATGCTGCTGGACGTGGCGGATCGGGTACTGCCCGAGCTGGACCAACGGCTGTCCCGTACGGCCGACATGGTGCTGACCGAGCGGGACGTCGAGGTGCGGATGGGGACGTCGGTCGAGGAGGCGGCGCCGGACTGCGTGCGGCTGACCGACGGTACCGAGGTCTCGACACGCACGCTGGTCTGGTGCGTCGGGGTCCGGCCCGACCCGGTGGTCCAGGCGCTCGGGCTGAAGACCGAGAAGGGCCGGCTGGTCGTCGACAAGTACCTGAACGTGCCCGGGCATCCGGACGTGTTCGCGTGCGGCGACGCGGCCGCGGTCCCGGACCTGGCCCGGCCGGGGGAGATCACCCCGATGACGGCCCAGCACGCCGAACGCCAGGGCAAGCAGGCCGCGCACAACGTCGCGGCGACCTTCGGCCACGGACAGCGGGAGCCTTACTTCCACAAGGACCTCGGGTTCGTCGTCGATCTCGGCGGGACCCAGGCCGCCGCCAACCCGCTGCACCTCCCGCTCTCCGGGTTCCCCGCCAAGGTGGTCACCCGCGGGTACCACCTGATGTCGATGCCCGGGAACCGGATCCGGACCGCCACCGAGTGGGTGTTCGACGCCGTCCTCGGTCGCCAGAGCACGCATCTCGGCGTCATCCCGGCCGACGACGTCCCGCTGGAGACGGCGAGCCCGGAACGGGTCCGGCGCCACTAG
- a CDS encoding helix-turn-helix transcriptional regulator, giving the protein MTESFDAVLEAVGPRLRKLRQDRGTTLSELSEATGISVSTLSRLESGQRRPTLELLLPLARAHQVQLDELVDAPPTGDPRVHSRPIRSNGSVIIPLSRRPGGLQAYKQISPAGWPGGEVNQQVHEGYDWVYVLSGQLRLVLADKDFVLKAGEVAEFDTRIPHWFGNPGPGPVETLSLFGPQGERMHVRARSK; this is encoded by the coding sequence ATGACGGAATCCTTCGACGCGGTACTGGAGGCGGTCGGACCGCGGCTGCGCAAGCTCCGGCAGGATCGCGGCACGACGCTGAGCGAGTTGTCCGAGGCCACCGGGATCTCGGTCAGCACGCTGTCCCGGCTGGAGTCCGGGCAGCGGCGGCCGACGTTGGAGCTGCTGCTGCCGCTGGCCCGGGCGCACCAGGTCCAGCTGGACGAGTTGGTGGACGCGCCGCCGACCGGCGATCCCCGGGTGCATTCGCGACCGATCCGGAGCAACGGCTCGGTGATCATCCCGTTGAGCCGGCGGCCGGGTGGACTGCAGGCGTACAAGCAGATCTCGCCGGCGGGCTGGCCGGGTGGCGAGGTGAACCAGCAGGTCCACGAGGGGTACGACTGGGTCTACGTGCTGTCCGGGCAGCTACGGCTGGTGCTCGCCGACAAGGACTTCGTCCTCAAGGCCGGTGAGGTGGCCGAGTTCGACACCCGGATCCCGCACTGGTTCGGCAATCCGGGGCCCGGACCGGTGGAGACGCTGAGCCTGTTCGGGCCGCAGGGCGAGCGCATGCACGTCCGGGCCCGGTCCAAATAG